From the genome of Psychrilyobacter atlanticus DSM 19335, one region includes:
- a CDS encoding XdhC family protein — MEGKIMQEIAKRIDSGEKVALVTLMSVNGSSPGKSGSIMGVFFDRTTIGTIGGGNLEFQVINSAIEAMKIGENREFELTLAADGSLDMICGGKVKGYIKVFQRRKKLIIAGGGHLGIDLYKLGKYLNMYTVIIDDREEYVTKERFPEADELLWGDIGEILKDYPLDDSSYLVIVTRGHLGDKSAVKAVVGRKTAYVGMIGSRKKVVESYRDLMDEGIQKSDLLEIYSPVGLDISSGEPAEIALGIMAEILKVKNNGTGKHMREVKTINL, encoded by the coding sequence ATGGAAGGGAAAATCATGCAGGAAATAGCCAAAAGAATAGACAGCGGTGAAAAAGTCGCTCTAGTAACTCTTATGAGTGTAAATGGGTCCAGTCCTGGGAAATCTGGGAGTATCATGGGAGTTTTTTTTGATAGAACAACCATCGGTACAATAGGTGGTGGAAACTTAGAATTTCAAGTAATTAACTCTGCCATAGAAGCTATGAAAATCGGTGAAAATAGAGAGTTTGAACTTACATTGGCAGCAGATGGCAGTCTGGATATGATCTGTGGTGGAAAGGTCAAGGGGTATATCAAGGTCTTTCAAAGGAGAAAAAAACTGATTATTGCTGGAGGGGGACACCTTGGAATAGACCTTTATAAACTGGGAAAATACCTCAATATGTATACTGTAATAATAGACGATAGAGAGGAATACGTAACTAAGGAGAGATTTCCTGAAGCCGACGAACTTCTCTGGGGAGACATAGGAGAAATCTTAAAAGATTACCCATTAGATGACAGTTCCTATCTCGTTATAGTAACCCGTGGACATCTTGGTGATAAAAGTGCAGTAAAAGCTGTTGTAGGAAGAAAAACAGCCTATGTAGGTATGATTGGAAGTCGAAAAAAAGTTGTTGAAAGTTATAGAGATCTTATGGATGAAGGGATACAAAAAAGCGATCTCTTAGAGATCTATTCTCCTGTGGGATTGGATATATCAAGTGGTGAGCCTGCTGAAATTGCTCTAGGAATAATGGCAGAGATATTAAAAGTAAAAAATAATGGGACAGGAAAACATATGAGAGAAGTGAAAACCATAAATTTATAG
- a CDS encoding molybdopterin-binding protein, translated as MKRIDTKDAVGHVISHDITEIIPGKFKGRAFKKGHIIKEEDIEKLLKLGKEHIYIFEIGEDELHENDAALILGEIGCGENIYLSEDIKEGKIEFYAKVDGLLKINKEKLFELNMLGQISFATLPENIPVKKGDKIAGARVIPLIIKKDKMESAKQITPYKLIDVKEFKKMDIGIVTTGSEIFHKRIVDKFGPVVEKKVTEYDCNVIGQIVVTDDKDMIKDAIKTHINNGANMVICTGGMSVDPDDLTPSSIIELGGELVSYGSPVLPGSMFLLSYLDGIPIMGLPGCVMYCKKTVFDLVLPRVLSGEKLSVEDIMRYGHGGLCQDCDICRYPNCSFGK; from the coding sequence ATGAAAAGGATAGATACAAAAGATGCAGTCGGCCATGTTATTTCCCATGACATAACAGAGATAATCCCAGGAAAATTTAAAGGAAGAGCCTTTAAGAAGGGGCATATAATAAAAGAAGAAGATATAGAAAAACTCCTAAAATTAGGAAAGGAACACATCTATATCTTTGAAATTGGGGAAGACGAACTTCATGAAAATGATGCCGCATTAATTTTAGGCGAGATTGGCTGTGGAGAAAATATCTATTTAAGTGAAGATATTAAAGAGGGAAAGATAGAATTCTATGCAAAAGTTGACGGACTCCTCAAAATAAACAAGGAGAAACTTTTTGAATTAAATATGCTAGGCCAGATCTCCTTTGCTACACTTCCTGAAAATATTCCTGTAAAAAAAGGAGATAAGATAGCCGGAGCCAGGGTAATCCCCCTTATTATAAAAAAAGATAAAATGGAGTCAGCTAAACAAATAACTCCCTATAAACTAATAGATGTAAAAGAATTTAAAAAGATGGATATTGGTATAGTAACTACAGGGAGCGAGATTTTTCATAAAAGGATAGTAGATAAGTTTGGACCTGTAGTTGAAAAAAAAGTGACTGAATATGATTGTAATGTAATCGGTCAAATTGTAGTAACTGATGATAAAGATATGATAAAGGATGCTATTAAAACCCATATAAATAATGGAGCAAATATGGTAATATGTACAGGTGGTATGTCTGTAGATCCAGATGACCTCACACCTAGTTCTATAATCGAACTGGGAGGAGAGTTAGTAAGTTATGGATCCCCAGTACTTCCTGGGTCTATGTTTCTGCTTTCATATTTGGATGGGATTCCAATTATGGGACTTCCCGGCTGTGTGATGTATTGTAAAAAAACTGTATTTGATCTGGTCTTACCTAGGGTTCTCAGTGGAGAAAAATTGAGTGTGGAAGATATCATGAGGTATGGTCATGGTGGCCTTTGTCAAGACTGCGATATATGCAGATACCCAAATTGTAGTTTTGGTAAATAA
- a CDS encoding RidA family protein, which translates to MEIKRYETNKRTSKVVIHNNTVYLCGQVAKDATKGIKDQTVTTLEKIDELLASVGSNKDKVLSATIYVKDMSLFQDMNEIWDSWTNEGFAPARACVEAKMAREELLVEISIVAAV; encoded by the coding sequence ATGGAAATCAAAAGATATGAAACTAACAAAAGAACAAGCAAAGTAGTAATACACAACAATACAGTGTACCTATGTGGACAAGTAGCAAAAGACGCTACTAAAGGAATCAAAGATCAAACAGTTACAACCCTTGAAAAAATAGACGAATTATTAGCCAGTGTAGGGTCAAATAAAGATAAAGTCCTATCTGCTACAATCTATGTTAAAGATATGTCATTATTTCAAGATATGAATGAAATTTGGGATAGCTGGACAAATGAAGGATTTGCTCCTGCCAGAGCGTGTGTAGAAGCAAAAATGGCTAGAGAAGAATTATTAGTAGAAATTTCTATCGTAGCAGCAGTATAA
- a CDS encoding LysR family transcriptional regulator, producing the protein MDIRQLKYFLAIAEAKNITKAAKKLYISQPPLSQQLKLLEEELGVTLLERSTRKMKLTEAGKLLQHRAKQIIELMETSAKEIKNLNLGVKGILSIGFVSSAGAMLLPEQIHNFYKEYPEINFQMKEGNTYKILDLLNNGMIEIGIVRTPFNTENFNLIYMPKEPMVAVAREDLFFPSSLKSISLEELKDKPIILDKRFENLITSSCHQVGFQPNIICEGEDSKSILLWTYTGMGIGIVPKSAAKLMPNKNLRSIIIEESELETQTVIVWVKNRPLSQVAETFLLNFKE; encoded by the coding sequence ATGGATATCAGACAATTAAAATATTTTTTAGCCATTGCAGAGGCAAAAAATATAACTAAGGCAGCAAAAAAGCTATATATTTCCCAGCCACCATTAAGTCAGCAGCTAAAACTGTTGGAGGAAGAATTAGGAGTAACTCTGTTAGAGAGAAGTACTCGGAAAATGAAACTTACTGAAGCCGGTAAACTATTACAGCATCGAGCTAAGCAGATTATTGAACTTATGGAAACTTCTGCAAAGGAGATTAAAAATTTGAATTTAGGAGTTAAGGGAATTCTTTCCATTGGATTTGTTTCCTCAGCAGGAGCAATGCTTCTACCAGAACAAATTCATAATTTCTATAAGGAATATCCTGAGATTAATTTTCAAATGAAGGAGGGGAATACATATAAGATTTTAGATCTTTTAAACAATGGGATGATTGAGATTGGAATAGTGAGAACACCATTTAATACAGAAAATTTTAATCTTATATATATGCCTAAGGAACCTATGGTTGCAGTGGCTAGAGAGGACCTGTTTTTTCCTAGTTCTTTAAAGTCTATATCTTTAGAGGAACTAAAAGATAAACCCATAATACTAGATAAAAGATTTGAAAATTTAATTACTTCTAGTTGTCACCAGGTAGGGTTCCAGCCTAATATTATATGTGAGGGAGAAGACAGTAAATCTATCCTTTTATGGACATATACTGGTATGGGAATAGGGATAGTGCCTAAAAGTGCGGCTAAACTTATGCCTAATAAGAATTTGAGATCGATAATAATAGAGGAGAGTGAATTAGAGACTCAAACTGTTATTGTCTGGGTAAAAAATCGTCCTCTATCTCAAGTAGCAGAAACATTTTTATTAAACTTTAAAGAATAA
- a CDS encoding aspartate/glutamate racemase family protein codes for MKIAGVLGGMGPIATIDLLNKIVKYTDAKKDSDHIHTLVDNYTEIPDRTAYILGQGENPEQHLIDSALKLEAMGASFIVMPCNTAHYFYEKVCGAVKIPFINMIDEVAKELNDIKKVGLLATKGTYKGHIYENIFNRYGIDVKIPPIDMQEIVTDLIYRVKEGKDDIDQVPIDQVLDYFSSLGIDKIILGCTELPVAFRRLEIEGEFLDPTKILAVSTIKLIGKKIKEC; via the coding sequence ATGAAGATAGCAGGAGTTTTAGGTGGTATGGGACCCATTGCCACAATTGACCTATTAAATAAAATAGTAAAATATACCGATGCAAAAAAAGATAGTGATCATATCCATACCTTAGTGGACAATTATACAGAGATTCCCGACAGGACTGCCTATATTTTAGGGCAGGGAGAAAATCCTGAACAACACCTCATAGACTCAGCCTTAAAATTAGAAGCTATGGGTGCTAGTTTTATAGTTATGCCATGTAATACTGCTCATTATTTTTATGAAAAAGTCTGTGGTGCAGTAAAGATACCCTTTATAAATATGATAGATGAGGTAGCCAAAGAATTGAATGATATTAAAAAAGTAGGCCTTTTGGCAACAAAGGGAACCTATAAAGGGCATATCTACGAGAATATATTCAACAGATACGGAATAGATGTAAAAATACCTCCTATAGATATGCAGGAAATTGTAACCGACCTTATCTACAGGGTAAAAGAAGGTAAGGATGATATAGATCAAGTTCCTATAGACCAGGTATTAGATTATTTTTCTAGTTTAGGAATAGACAAGATCATCTTAGGATGTACAGAACTTCCTGTAGCCTTTAGAAGACTGGAGATAGAAGGAGAATTTCTTGACCCTACAAAAATATTAGCTGTCAGCACCATAAAGCTAATAGGAAAGAAGATTAAAGAGTGTTAA
- a CDS encoding type II secretion system protein, which yields MKNNKYGFTLIELLIVIAIIGILATTLAPKLRAQLAKAKDAKVVSFLGASRTGYQVLSMEKMINNSDDSVVPTVKLSEILDKLDSKASPLIDHIWGFLRVGGSKKNLTSELRYSGTIHLMSGSAHDTKNIFYESQPQPIDEIITLEPFSEYTHNNIEKYSTEGLQWNKY from the coding sequence ATGAAAAACAATAAATATGGATTTACATTAATTGAATTATTAATTGTTATAGCTATCATTGGCATTTTAGCAACAACGTTAGCTCCAAAATTAAGGGCACAATTAGCCAAAGCAAAAGATGCAAAAGTTGTTAGTTTTCTGGGAGCGTCAAGAACCGGATATCAGGTTTTATCTATGGAAAAAATGATTAATAATTCAGATGATTCTGTAGTTCCAACAGTTAAATTAAGCGAAATCTTGGATAAACTAGACTCAAAGGCTTCTCCACTTATCGATCATATATGGGGATTTTTAAGAGTAGGTGGTTCTAAAAAAAATCTAACTTCTGAATTAAGATATAGCGGTACAATTCATCTGATGTCAGGTAGTGCTCATGATACCAAAAATATTTTTTATGAAAGTCAGCCTCAGCCTATTGATGAAATAATCACTCTCGAGCCTTTTTCTGAGTATACACATAATAATATAGAAAAATATAGCACTGAAGGTCTTCAATGGAATAAATATTAA
- a CDS encoding LPP20 family lipoprotein: MKKLMILFLGVLMTITSFSKTLEGVGMGNSEVTAKKEALADLSNQIQVTIKSNFTSNKSLTNGQSNREVSSGISTISETNLLGVDFKVKKKWFRSKYTATATLDDTKISLYEKKANELRGLINSNYTQFSQTEDLNLKKNYLTSALKSYDEFDSYRNVAIILGSTKIYNLPYTKTQIKNDLQSVEKKINSDSLYNGVNILYVKSSGKFNDGSKEYFDNYFYSMLASISRENDDKVAVSSDNDSTVNTLVKVVLNSIHTSTKPAVYYNKKMITPESFVTTLNITVELYNKKKVENLLTITATGEGDDENSKEAAYEKAVKNGFEQMKEKLKKSLIK, from the coding sequence ATGAAAAAATTAATGATATTATTTTTAGGTGTTCTTATGACCATCACAAGTTTTTCTAAAACTTTGGAAGGGGTAGGGATGGGAAATAGTGAAGTTACGGCAAAAAAAGAAGCCTTGGCAGATCTTTCTAATCAAATACAGGTTACTATCAAGAGCAATTTTACCAGTAATAAAAGCCTTACTAACGGGCAGTCGAATAGAGAGGTTTCATCTGGAATATCTACTATTTCAGAAACTAATCTTTTAGGTGTAGACTTCAAAGTTAAGAAAAAATGGTTTAGATCGAAATATACTGCTACAGCTACTTTAGATGACACGAAGATATCTCTATATGAGAAAAAAGCCAATGAGCTTAGAGGTCTGATTAACAGTAACTATACTCAGTTTTCTCAGACAGAAGATTTAAATCTTAAAAAGAACTACTTAACCAGTGCCTTAAAAAGCTATGATGAGTTCGACTCATATAGAAATGTAGCTATTATATTAGGAAGTACTAAAATTTATAACCTTCCATATACAAAGACTCAAATAAAAAATGATCTTCAATCAGTGGAGAAAAAAATTAATAGTGACAGCCTTTATAATGGGGTAAATATTCTATATGTTAAGAGCAGTGGGAAATTTAATGATGGTTCTAAGGAATATTTTGATAATTATTTCTACTCTATGTTAGCATCTATCTCACGTGAAAACGATGATAAGGTAGCTGTGAGCAGTGACAATGATTCTACAGTAAACACCCTGGTGAAAGTGGTATTGAACAGTATTCATACATCTACTAAACCAGCAGTTTATTACAATAAAAAGATGATTACCCCTGAATCTTTTGTAACAACATTAAATATTACAGTGGAATTATATAATAAGAAAAAAGTAGAAAATTTACTTACCATCACTGCTACTGGAGAAGGAGACGACGAAAATTCAAAGGAAGCTGCCTATGAAAAAGCAGTAAAAAATGGATTTGAGCAGATGAAAGAAAAATTAAAGAAATCATTAATAAAGTAG
- a CDS encoding LPP20 family lipoprotein, with the protein MNIKKSILILTILTATAFGGCSAKETKPELGTNVNYEKMKEYPRWVIQPTYDKGIAGVGSAKMTDLGFDFARKEAMASARLDLGGQIKTKVDGLFKSYTSKIGVGDSTSVDALSENIVKELVSVDLKGASLKETWISPQDELFVLMTVDNERLIETTTKAINNPNNYTDENLKLKIKAESSQAELEKELNTYFGSSNDEDFPGVDKEVKEVEETQDETIETN; encoded by the coding sequence ATGAATATAAAAAAATCTATTTTAATTTTAACTATTTTAACTGCTACAGCATTTGGCGGATGTAGTGCCAAGGAGACAAAACCAGAGTTAGGAACTAACGTGAACTATGAAAAGATGAAGGAATATCCTAGATGGGTAATTCAGCCTACTTATGATAAGGGAATTGCCGGAGTGGGGTCAGCTAAAATGACAGACCTTGGGTTTGATTTTGCAAGAAAGGAAGCTATGGCCAGTGCAAGACTTGACCTGGGAGGACAGATTAAGACTAAAGTTGATGGTTTATTTAAATCGTATACCAGTAAAATAGGAGTAGGAGATTCTACTAGTGTAGACGCTCTTTCAGAAAATATAGTAAAAGAATTGGTTAGTGTAGACCTAAAGGGGGCTTCACTAAAGGAAACTTGGATATCTCCTCAAGATGAATTGTTTGTTTTAATGACTGTAGATAATGAAAGATTGATCGAGACTACAACAAAGGCTATAAACAATCCAAACAATTACACCGATGAAAATTTAAAGTTAAAAATAAAAGCTGAATCTTCACAAGCTGAACTAGAGAAGGAATTAAATACTTATTTTGGCAGTTCTAATGATGAAGATTTTCCTGGTGTAGATAAAGAAGTAAAAGAAGTTGAAGAAACTCAGGATGAAACTATAGAAACAAATTAG
- a CDS encoding 5'-methylthioadenosine/adenosylhomocysteine nucleosidase, whose product MIGIIGAMHEEIIELKNMISNLEEEKILDITFFKGTLEGKDIVLVEGGIGKVNSSVCTTLLIDRFKVDQLIFTGVAGGTNPSIEVGDIVISNELIEHDFDCTAFGMKHGEIPRMDTSIFKADKKLIKIAEKSALELFDQKNIYTGRIVSGDVFVAEPAKINWLRETFNSECTEMEGAAVAHVCHLFKIPFVIIRSISDKANDDAKTDFQEFVKLAAKNSKNLIVEMMKRV is encoded by the coding sequence ATGATAGGAATAATTGGTGCTATGCACGAGGAAATAATAGAATTAAAAAATATGATTTCAAATTTAGAGGAGGAGAAAATACTAGATATTACCTTCTTTAAAGGAACTTTAGAAGGTAAAGATATCGTATTAGTAGAGGGAGGAATAGGTAAAGTAAATTCATCTGTATGTACTACTTTATTAATCGATAGATTCAAAGTAGATCAACTTATATTTACAGGAGTAGCAGGTGGAACTAATCCTAGTATAGAGGTAGGAGATATCGTTATATCAAACGAACTTATAGAGCATGACTTTGACTGTACAGCTTTTGGAATGAAACATGGAGAGATCCCTAGAATGGATACTTCTATCTTTAAAGCCGATAAAAAATTGATTAAAATAGCTGAGAAAAGTGCTTTAGAATTATTTGACCAAAAAAATATCTATACAGGAAGAATAGTAAGTGGAGATGTCTTTGTAGCTGAACCTGCAAAAATAAATTGGTTAAGAGAAACTTTTAATAGTGAGTGTACAGAGATGGAAGGAGCAGCAGTAGCTCATGTCTGCCACTTATTCAAAATACCATTTGTGATTATAAGATCTATCTCAGATAAGGCAAATGACGACGCTAAAACAGATTTCCAAGAATTTGTAAAATTAGCAGCTAAGAACTCTAAAAACTTAATTGTAGAAATGATGAAAAGAGTATAA
- a CDS encoding bifunctional folylpolyglutamate synthase/dihydrofolate synthase, translating to MNIDKTLEELYSLTNMGIKLGLDNIKNILKLMGNPQDNYKILHIAGTNGKGSTATILEASLLEAGYKVGKYTSPHIEKFNERIVVNREQISDERICSYYKKIRTLIEVNDLHPTFFEITTAMMFDYFKDCGCEYVVLETGLGGRFDATNVCHPEISIITNISMDHINILGDNLTDIAREKCGIIKDSPVVIADSKPELITAVEKKTKDYVDVLKKYRNVKFELTEDFGTTIYIDNMEFNLSLYGEYQINNFLGAYEALKKIGISNKNIQDAVSKVFWPGRFEIYSKEDPIVILDGAHNVDAASRLKENILSKYRKNGVVTLVSILEDKDRDGILEEISKFSDEIIFTSLEDFHRGTSGSQLLDLVSDFKDQIVEDNLIKAFELAKKTKKVIVICGSFYLLSKFKKSIQMR from the coding sequence ATGAATATAGATAAAACTTTGGAAGAACTTTATTCCCTTACTAATATGGGAATAAAATTAGGCCTAGACAACATAAAAAACATCTTAAAATTAATGGGGAACCCCCAGGATAACTATAAGATCCTGCACATTGCAGGAACCAACGGTAAGGGCTCTACAGCAACTATTTTAGAAGCCAGTTTATTAGAAGCAGGTTATAAGGTAGGTAAGTATACCTCACCTCATATTGAAAAATTTAATGAAAGAATTGTGGTAAACAGGGAGCAGATATCAGATGAAAGGATATGCTCCTACTACAAAAAAATTCGAACCTTAATTGAAGTCAATGATTTACACCCAACCTTCTTTGAGATCACCACTGCAATGATGTTTGATTACTTCAAAGATTGCGGCTGTGAATACGTAGTTCTAGAGACCGGCTTAGGGGGACGTTTTGATGCAACTAATGTGTGTCATCCTGAAATTTCTATAATCACTAATATATCTATGGATCATATAAATATCTTAGGAGATAATCTGACCGATATAGCCCGTGAAAAATGCGGTATTATCAAAGACAGTCCTGTTGTAATTGCTGATTCTAAACCAGAATTGATAACTGCTGTTGAGAAAAAAACTAAAGACTATGTCGATGTGCTAAAAAAATATAGAAATGTAAAATTTGAACTAACCGAAGATTTTGGAACTACAATTTATATAGATAATATGGAGTTTAACCTTTCTCTTTATGGAGAGTATCAAATAAATAATTTTTTAGGAGCATATGAAGCCCTGAAAAAAATAGGAATATCAAATAAAAATATACAGGATGCAGTCTCCAAAGTTTTTTGGCCTGGTAGATTTGAGATTTACTCCAAAGAGGATCCAATCGTAATACTAGACGGTGCTCACAATGTAGATGCTGCATCTAGATTAAAGGAAAATATCCTTTCTAAATATAGAAAGAACGGTGTTGTTACTTTGGTCTCCATCTTAGAAGATAAAGACAGAGATGGAATCCTAGAGGAAATTTCAAAGTTTAGTGATGAGATAATATTTACATCATTAGAAGATTTTCACCGGGGGACTTCTGGAAGTCAATTGCTGGATCTAGTGTCTGACTTTAAAGATCAAATAGTAGAGGATAACCTCATAAAAGCTTTTGAATTGGCTAAAAAAACAAAGAAAGTTATCGTTATCTGCGGCTCATTTTATTTGTTATCTAAATTTAAAAAATCTATTCAAATGAGGTAG
- the hprK gene encoding HPr(Ser) kinase/phosphatase: MIKKFVRLSKLVKAFEFTVIYGGLDNLERKILLPTVHRVGAELTGFLVEGDELNKQLHVLGTEEMRYIDSLSSEVRKDRLKKYFSYNFPCIIVACDKDIHPDFIEYAKKHNKPLLTTKNKTAVIIRKLKYYLQRKLAPEIRVEDHVLIEILGIGVLIGGYEDAKIGSTLELIERGHKYITDENLIIKKIGPDILLGENGFDKSNVKTHFYLGTGSENIDITNNYGIIATRRTKEINLYINLEKWDKRKFYDRLGIDKQFEEILGVQIPKLSLPVRRGRNLAVIIETAAINERLKQIGMNSSEYFLEETKKMIAFNKENKKGDKMNKNILTVKKIVDEFGLKVITGEEFLETTYITKTALHNPALALSGFYEVFYQNGSKSLQLFSQGELNFLKSLDDDVKYRNLNNFFDFDFPAMIIADADEIEQCFIDLSREKKKIMLFSDKTSTQLTADLNQFLEKKFAPKITMHGVFVEMFGFGVLLTGKSGIGKSETALELIHRGHRLITDDKVTFHEHPSGMVIGKADKIPYFMELRGLGIIDIKALYGLGSVRKEKRLDAIIELKELKSDDYLTKTSTSKSIEVEVLGHPVDHAELYISSGRNAATMVETTIMNLIAIKYGYDPEKAYKGKVRHQEFI; the protein is encoded by the coding sequence ATGATTAAAAAATTTGTAAGGTTATCAAAACTAGTGAAAGCTTTTGAATTCACTGTAATCTATGGGGGATTAGATAATCTAGAAAGAAAGATCTTACTCCCTACAGTGCATAGAGTAGGAGCTGAATTAACTGGATTTTTGGTAGAAGGAGATGAACTCAATAAGCAGCTACACGTTTTAGGGACAGAGGAGATGAGGTATATCGATTCCCTTTCCTCGGAAGTGAGAAAAGACAGATTGAAAAAATACTTTTCCTATAATTTTCCTTGTATCATTGTAGCCTGTGATAAGGATATCCATCCTGATTTTATAGAATATGCTAAAAAACATAATAAACCTCTTTTGACCACTAAAAATAAAACTGCAGTTATCATAAGGAAATTAAAATATTATCTCCAAAGAAAATTAGCACCTGAAATAAGGGTAGAGGATCATGTTTTAATCGAAATCCTAGGAATAGGTGTTTTGATAGGTGGTTATGAGGATGCAAAGATTGGATCTACCCTAGAATTAATCGAAAGAGGCCACAAATATATTACAGATGAAAATTTAATTATTAAAAAAATCGGACCCGATATCCTCTTAGGAGAAAATGGTTTTGATAAGAGTAACGTCAAAACACATTTTTATTTGGGAACAGGCAGTGAGAATATAGATATTACCAATAACTATGGGATTATTGCAACTCGGAGAACTAAGGAGATAAACCTATATATCAATCTGGAAAAATGGGATAAAAGAAAGTTCTATGACAGGTTGGGAATAGATAAACAATTCGAAGAGATCCTGGGAGTTCAAATTCCTAAGCTAAGTCTTCCTGTACGAAGGGGAAGAAATCTAGCTGTAATAATTGAAACGGCAGCTATAAATGAAAGGTTGAAGCAAATTGGAATGAATTCTTCTGAATATTTTTTAGAGGAAACTAAAAAAATGATCGCTTTTAACAAAGAGAATAAGAAAGGTGATAAGATGAATAAAAATATTTTGACAGTAAAGAAAATAGTCGATGAATTTGGTCTAAAAGTTATTACGGGAGAGGAGTTTTTAGAAACAACTTATATAACTAAGACTGCACTTCACAACCCTGCCTTGGCACTTTCTGGATTTTATGAAGTATTTTATCAAAATGGTTCTAAGAGTTTACAACTATTTTCCCAGGGAGAATTAAATTTTTTAAAGAGCCTGGATGATGATGTTAAATATAGAAATTTAAACAATTTTTTTGACTTTGACTTCCCTGCTATGATAATAGCAGATGCAGATGAGATTGAGCAATGTTTTATCGATCTATCTAGGGAAAAAAAGAAGATCATGTTATTTTCCGATAAAACTTCTACTCAACTAACAGCAGACTTAAACCAATTTTTAGAAAAAAAGTTTGCTCCTAAAATCACCATGCATGGAGTTTTTGTTGAGATGTTTGGATTTGGTGTGCTTCTTACTGGTAAAAGTGGAATTGGTAAGAGTGAAACCGCTCTAGAGTTAATTCATAGAGGACATAGATTGATTACGGATGATAAAGTAACTTTTCATGAACATCCCAGTGGAATGGTGATAGGAAAAGCGGATAAAATCCCTTATTTCATGGAACTTAGAGGTCTCGGTATCATAGATATCAAAGCTCTTTATGGATTAGGGTCTGTAAGAAAAGAAAAAAGATTAGATGCAATCATAGAACTAAAGGAATTGAAAAGTGATGATTACCTGACTAAAACTTCTACCTCTAAGAGTATCGAAGTCGAAGTTTTAGGTCATCCTGTAGACCATGCAGAACTATATATAAGTTCTGGAAGGAATGCTGCTACCATGGTAGAGACTACTATTATGAACTTAATAGCTATCAAATATGGTTATGATCCTGAGAAGGCATATAAGGGTAAAGTAAGACATCAAGAATTTATATAA
- a CDS encoding YitT family protein — MKRKVKTLAIDYFVINLGLIIAAIGIGLFIVPAKIVSGGVTGIATILYYTFNLSVGTSMLFINIPLFLVGVKTFGKEYGAKTLFGIIMLSFYIDLFRKLVGIDNVIDFTKGSNFLLAPLFGGILLGVGLGLVLKFGGSTGGTDIVAQMVNKITKIPVGYCMMINDTIIIVSGIAIFGIEKGLYAIIAMFTTNVVINKIFEGVGYTKMVYIISDKYELIREIILKDIKKGGTALSAKGLYTDESKSMIMTVLKNKEIRDLQALIKQVDPSAFIIISEVYEVLGEGFKSLD, encoded by the coding sequence ATGAAAAGAAAGGTAAAAACGTTGGCAATAGATTATTTTGTAATTAATTTAGGGCTTATTATAGCTGCAATAGGAATAGGATTATTTATCGTACCTGCAAAGATAGTTAGTGGGGGGGTAACAGGAATAGCAACTATCCTATACTATACATTTAATCTATCTGTTGGAACCAGTATGCTGTTTATCAATATCCCGCTATTTTTAGTAGGGGTTAAAACTTTTGGTAAGGAGTATGGTGCAAAGACATTGTTTGGAATCATAATGTTATCATTTTATATAGATCTTTTCAGGAAACTTGTAGGAATAGATAACGTAATAGATTTTACAAAAGGAAGTAATTTTTTATTGGCACCACTCTTTGGAGGTATTTTACTAGGAGTAGGTTTGGGACTAGTTTTAAAATTTGGTGGCAGCACAGGCGGAACCGATATTGTAGCTCAAATGGTCAATAAAATTACTAAGATACCAGTAGGTTACTGTATGATGATCAATGATACGATTATCATTGTCAGTGGAATTGCTATCTTTGGAATTGAAAAAGGACTCTATGCAATCATCGCAATGTTTACAACTAACGTAGTTATCAATAAGATCTTTGAAGGTGTCGGATACACTAAGATGGTCTATATTATAAGTGATAAATACGAACTTATAAGAGAAATAATATTAAAAGATATTAAAAAAGGTGGAACTGCTTTATCAGCTAAGGGACTCTATACAGATGAGAGTAAATCAATGATTATGACTGTCTTAAAAAATAAGGAAATCAGAGATCTTCAGGCTCTTATAAAACAAGTGGACCCAAGTGCATTTATAATTATATCAGAGGTTTATGAAGTATTAGGTGAAGGTTTTAAATCACTGGATTAG